In Pirellulales bacterium, the DNA window GCAAGCGTCGTGTCGAGCCGCCCCGCCACGGCCAGCAGCGAATCGCGCAGCGGTTCGAACTCGAGCCGGCGGCGATTCATGCGCCAGACGAGGCGGTTCTCGGGATCGACTGTGGCCGCCTCGGGACGATCGGCGCTCGCTTGCTGATAGGCGTTCGACAGCAGGATCGCGCGGTGCAAACGCTTGAGCGACCAGCCTTCGTCGCGGAACGTGGCAGCCAGGAAGTCGAGCAACTCGGGATGGCTGGGGGGATCGCTGCGCGTGCCGAAGTCGCTCGGCGTGGTGACCAGGCCCACGCCAAAATGATGCGCCCAGACACGATTCACGATCACGCGCGCCGTGAGCGGGTTGGCCGGATCGACGATTGCCTGTGCTAGCTCGAGCCGACCGCTCCCCTGCTGGAACGGAGTCGGTTCGCCGGAAGAAAGGACTTCGAGAAAGCGCCGCGGCACTTCCGGGCCCGGACGGCCGGGATTGCCGCGCTGAAAGATACGCGGCGTCATGGGCTGCTTCGCGTCGACGAGCACCATGGCGCGGGCCAGCGCCTCGGGGGACTTGCCGGCCAGCGTATCGAGCTCGCCACGCAGCTTCGAGTGGGCGGCAAAGACCGTCCGCTCGAGCAGCCAGGGGAGATCCTCCTGCGAGAAGATCGTCGGCGTTCCTTCGGCCACGAGCACCTGCAGCACTTCGTTGGCCGCGGCGTCGGGCAGCGCCGTCGGCGCAGGGGGCTGTTCCGCTGTGCCGCCGGAATTCTCAGCAGCGGCCTGGGCTACCTGCTCGGCGTGCAACTCTTTCCACTGCTGGTGGACGCCCGAGAGGATCTCGCCATAGCGCTTGGCGACGTCCATCATCGTCATGACCGAGCCACGGGCGAACGCCTCGCGCACGACCGGGTTCACATTGCGGCCGATCTCGCTTTCGGACCGGCCGATCTCGGCGACGAGCGATTGCGCCGAGGTGGCGAAATCGCCCGCGGGCAACGCCGCTAGCCGATGCCAGGCGCCGAAGACGGGATGATCGACATTCGTCTTTTCGGCGATCCAGGTCCGCCAGCGCTCGCGAATCTGGGGGCGAACTTCGCCCGGACTGAGCGAGATGTTGGCGTCTTTCTCGACCACCTCTTCGCGCGGCGTGGTGACGACTTCGAGCAAGTACGCGCCAACGTTCGAGCGCAGCTCGTCGGTCATCGCCTGACGCTGCTCGGCCAGGAACTTGTCGTACTCCGCCTGCTTGGCGGCAAGCTCGTCCTGGTAGGCCTGGTGCATGGCCATCTCGTCGGGCATGGCGATGACCGGCAGCTCCCCCGGTTCTTCGCTACTGGCGAAGACGCCGTAGAGCGAATAATAGTCGGCCGTCGGGATGGGATCGTACTTGTGATCGTGGCAGCGGGCGCAGGTCACGGTCAGCCCGAGAAAGCCGCGCGTCACGACGTCGATGCGATCGTCGATGATGTCGTGGATGTTGTTGTCGAAGGTGCGGCCGAGCGTGAGGAAGCCGAGTGCCGCCAGCGAACGTTTGTCGTCTCCCAAGGGCAACTGATCGGCGGCGAGCTGCTCGCGCACGAACTGGTTGAAGGGGAGATCCTCGTTGAACGAGCGCACCACGTAATCGCGGTAGGTGTAGCTGAACGGAAAGCGCGGCTCGGAGGTGAACGCATAGCCGCGCGTATCGGCATAGCGGGCCACGTCGAGCCAATGCCGCGCCCAGCGCTGGCCATACTCGGGCGAGGCGAGCAGTCGATCGACGACGCGCGCCCAGGCATCGGGCGACTCGTCGTGGACGAAGTCTTCGATCTCGGCCACGGTCGGCGGCAGACCCACGAGATCGAACTTCACGCGGCGCAAGAGCGTGCGGCGATCGGCTGCGGGGGAAGGCGCCAGGCCGGCCCCTTCGAGCCGCGCGAGGATGAAGCGATCGATCGGCGATGAGGCCCAATCTTCGTTCTGCACCGGGGGTATCGCGGGCTGCACGATCGGCTGCAGAGACCAGTGCGACGTCTTGGCCGCGGCGATGCGGCCTGCCAGGGGATGGTTAGCGTCTGCCGACGGCGTGGCGTCGCCCGTGGAGACGGCATCGCTGCCCGGCCAGGGCGCGCCGAGCTTGACCCAGGTCTTCAGGATCTCGATCTCCGCGTCGGCCAGCTTGGCGGCGGGGGGCATCTGGATCTCGCCGCGATAGTCGATGGCCGCCACGAGGGGGCTGGCGGCCGGGTCGCCCGGCACGACGACCGCGCCACTTTCGGCGCCGCGCATGATGGCGCTGCGGCTGTCGAGGCGCAGTCCGGCTTCTTGCGTGTCGGCGCCGTGGCATTCCTGACAGCGTTCGACCAGGAGCGGGCGGACCTTCGCTTCGAAGAACTCGGCCTGTTCGGCTTCCGTCGGCGCGG includes these proteins:
- a CDS encoding PSD1 domain-containing protein; this translates as MRIRPMLMRLTNLACLLLVLAMFTGVSPRAAQAEEPAAAPPAAAPTEAEQAEFFEAKVRPLLVERCQECHGADTQEAGLRLDSRSAIMRGAESGAVVVPGDPAASPLVAAIDYRGEIQMPPAAKLADAEIEILKTWVKLGAPWPGSDAVSTGDATPSADANHPLAGRIAAAKTSHWSLQPIVQPAIPPVQNEDWASSPIDRFILARLEGAGLAPSPAADRRTLLRRVKFDLVGLPPTVAEIEDFVHDESPDAWARVVDRLLASPEYGQRWARHWLDVARYADTRGYAFTSEPRFPFSYTYRDYVVRSFNEDLPFNQFVREQLAADQLPLGDDKRSLAALGFLTLGRTFDNNIHDIIDDRIDVVTRGFLGLTVTCARCHDHKYDPIPTADYYSLYGVFASSEEPGELPVIAMPDEMAMHQAYQDELAAKQAEYDKFLAEQRQAMTDELRSNVGAYLLEVVTTPREEVVEKDANISLSPGEVRPQIRERWRTWIAEKTNVDHPVFGAWHRLAALPAGDFATSAQSLVAEIGRSESEIGRNVNPVVREAFARGSVMTMMDVAKRYGEILSGVHQQWKELHAEQVAQAAAENSGGTAEQPPAPTALPDAAANEVLQVLVAEGTPTIFSQEDLPWLLERTVFAAHSKLRGELDTLAGKSPEALARAMVLVDAKQPMTPRIFQRGNPGRPGPEVPRRFLEVLSSGEPTPFQQGSGRLELAQAIVDPANPLTARVIVNRVWAHHFGVGLVTTPSDFGTRSDPPSHPELLDFLAATFRDEGWSLKRLHRAILLSNAYQQASADRPEAATVDPENRLVWRMNRRRLEFEPLRDSLLAVAGRLDTTLAGRPIDLFATPFSTRRSVYGFLDRQSVPGVLRVFDFANPDASSEARPNTTVPQQALYLMNAPFVIEQAQHVAALPEIASAADPASRAQALYRQILARGAEPDELELALQYVSHAESHPQADTQLNPWQRLAQVLLLTNEFTFVD